Proteins from a single region of Runella sp. SP2:
- a CDS encoding CHAT domain-containing protein, with amino-acid sequence MKFNRKVLVWWLSSAVIPFLGMGQQAQKKLWQQYQYKAEYFSRQDSTQLAIFFYQKAYQQVSRADPNRSGYFCMNICSLYYGQGRLQEAAHFGHKGIAHLLELATLPDTTHFKLYSFLGAIYQSRSNTDSSYFYFQRADQTLEQNPSVETRLPTYVVYHYINLGRMLLTFQDYQQSMNYFQKARTLSITYNLKDNIPTISSSIAECFDLMEEHSKALLYRRESLRLHLKQDIDKAAYLSGLAWTFYKEKDFAQSLTTCKKTIVLLAHLSPQSSSTYFTILFKQYWFMGACHFEEKRYEEAEKNIDKSIEVYEKNLLSKRDNLAHVYLLKARILIQKGKDILALKYLESVRQMVVLKKVTNTLSPFDIKNPKLAVESVNLISFLCYNNFKKSNKAVDLKKAIDAFEVAIKVHALVGKTIDDKQVRLLLAEQNFSVYPEAIKMGVEACKNYPSLFGIHRLFRWIEAFQSSHLKETVKVNTLKRHTLPPHILDEESRIERQLMSFRGKQSVDMDAYINLQIRWHRFKQQLFKKYPSYYQSIYQQLAFSLSSLQQQLDNETAYVSYIWQNDCLYTFVVTHDKADVLCQPIAPQLEVCLRNLQEQIVNNPGLGRYYGSASAIYCYQQFIEPIKKVVLNKKILVINRDPRFQFLPFEILETGQKQYDYLLSKYSISYAYSAQWYWQHPSRVYQERSKPLLDAPKGTTQSALVIAPFLDEKLLAKKWLPISSTEEVEKIDGEKILTTKATKTRLLKADLNKKIIHIAAHTFIDSADFFNSYIQLYPDHDSHLYFDDICHLPLQNTSLVVLGTCEANRGTMLRSEGILSLARAFAYAGAQAVVTTTWEANNDAVSFLSIRLHHYLSKGYAIDEALQKAKLDILSSREHKKYRHPYYWANYIVLGNREAVYAEQFFGGISWKVGIAVFGFVLAAALLWKGKTRKGVWEPPFLKKR; translated from the coding sequence ATGAAGTTCAATCGAAAGGTTTTGGTATGGTGGCTTAGTTCGGCTGTTATTCCTTTTTTGGGGATGGGGCAACAAGCGCAAAAAAAACTTTGGCAGCAGTACCAATACAAAGCAGAATATTTTTCCCGCCAAGACAGTACCCAGTTAGCTATTTTTTTTTATCAGAAAGCATATCAGCAGGTAAGCCGAGCAGACCCCAATCGTTCGGGGTATTTTTGTATGAATATTTGTAGTTTGTACTATGGCCAAGGGAGGTTGCAGGAAGCAGCGCATTTTGGCCATAAAGGCATAGCGCATCTCCTTGAGTTAGCTACCCTACCAGATACGACGCATTTCAAACTTTATTCTTTCCTAGGAGCAATCTACCAATCACGGTCAAATACCGATTCTTCTTATTTTTATTTTCAACGAGCTGACCAAACACTTGAACAAAACCCCTCTGTTGAAACCCGTTTACCGACGTATGTGGTGTATCATTACATCAATTTGGGACGAATGCTCCTAACTTTTCAGGATTATCAACAAAGCATGAATTACTTTCAAAAAGCACGTACGTTGTCTATTACGTATAATTTGAAAGATAATATTCCTACTATTAGTAGTAGTATAGCCGAATGTTTCGATTTGATGGAGGAGCATTCCAAGGCGCTTCTGTATCGTCGAGAATCCTTGCGCCTACATCTGAAACAAGATATAGACAAAGCAGCTTACTTATCTGGACTTGCTTGGACTTTTTATAAGGAGAAAGATTTCGCTCAGTCCTTGACTACATGTAAAAAAACCATTGTATTACTAGCCCATCTTTCACCTCAAAGCTCTAGTACCTATTTTACTATTTTGTTTAAGCAATATTGGTTTATGGGAGCGTGCCATTTTGAGGAAAAAAGGTACGAAGAAGCAGAGAAAAATATAGATAAATCCATCGAAGTTTACGAAAAAAATCTTCTTTCAAAACGGGATAATTTAGCGCATGTGTATTTGCTGAAAGCCCGAATTTTAATTCAAAAAGGGAAAGATATACTGGCATTAAAATACCTTGAATCAGTACGACAGATGGTCGTACTAAAAAAGGTCACTAATACGCTGTCTCCTTTCGATATTAAAAATCCTAAATTAGCGGTTGAGTCGGTAAATCTCATTTCTTTTTTATGTTACAACAATTTTAAAAAAAGCAATAAAGCAGTTGATTTAAAAAAAGCGATTGATGCGTTTGAGGTTGCCATAAAAGTACATGCCTTGGTTGGTAAAACAATTGACGATAAACAAGTGAGGCTTTTATTGGCGGAGCAAAACTTTTCTGTTTATCCAGAAGCCATCAAAATGGGGGTTGAAGCTTGCAAGAACTATCCATCGTTATTTGGTATTCATCGGTTGTTTCGGTGGATTGAAGCTTTTCAGTCTAGCCACCTCAAAGAAACAGTTAAGGTTAATACATTAAAAAGACATACATTACCGCCTCATATTTTAGACGAAGAAAGTAGAATTGAGCGTCAATTGATGAGTTTTAGGGGAAAACAATCGGTTGATATGGATGCCTATATTAATCTTCAAATTCGGTGGCACCGTTTTAAACAACAACTTTTTAAAAAATACCCAAGTTATTACCAAAGTATTTATCAACAACTTGCTTTTTCTTTGTCATCGCTACAGCAACAATTAGACAATGAAACAGCTTATGTATCCTATATTTGGCAAAATGACTGTCTTTATACTTTTGTTGTTACCCATGATAAAGCCGATGTATTGTGTCAACCCATTGCTCCACAATTAGAGGTTTGTCTAAGGAATTTACAAGAGCAAATAGTGAACAACCCTGGATTGGGGCGTTACTATGGCTCTGCATCGGCTATTTATTGTTACCAACAGTTTATAGAACCGATAAAAAAAGTAGTACTTAACAAAAAAATCTTGGTTATTAACCGTGATCCTCGTTTCCAATTTTTACCTTTTGAGATTTTGGAAACAGGGCAAAAACAGTACGATTATTTGTTGTCAAAGTATTCGATTTCTTATGCTTATTCGGCACAGTGGTATTGGCAACATCCCAGTCGTGTGTATCAAGAGCGCTCTAAGCCGCTGTTAGATGCGCCAAAAGGAACTACCCAGTCGGCATTAGTTATTGCTCCTTTTTTAGACGAAAAATTGTTGGCAAAAAAATGGCTGCCAATCTCAAGCACAGAAGAAGTAGAGAAGATAGATGGTGAAAAGATTTTAACTACAAAAGCAACAAAAACCCGTCTATTAAAGGCAGATTTAAACAAAAAAATAATCCATATCGCTGCCCATACTTTCATAGATTCGGCAGATTTTTTTAACTCTTACATACAACTATATCCCGATCACGATAGTCACCTGTATTTTGATGACATTTGCCACTTACCGTTACAAAATACATCGTTGGTAGTTTTAGGTACTTGCGAAGCCAATAGAGGAACGATGCTACGGAGTGAAGGTATCTTGTCATTAGCAAGGGCATTTGCCTATGCAGGTGCTCAAGCAGTAGTGACCACGACTTGGGAAGCCAACAATGATGCCGTGTCTTTTTTATCAATTCGACTCCATCATTATCTATCCAAGGGATATGCTATCGACGAAGCACTTCAAAAGGCAAAGCTTGACATACTTTCTTCTAGAGAACATAAGAAGTACCGCCATCCTTATTATTGGGCAAATTATATTGTTTTAGGAAACCGAGAGGCTGTCTATGCTGAACAGTTTTTTGGGGGGATTTCTTGGAAAGTGGGAATAGCCGTCTTTGGTTTCGTTCTAGCAGCAGCGTTGTTGTGGAAAGGAAAAACCAGAAAAGGAGTATGGGAGCCACCGTTTCTTAAGAAACGATAA
- a CDS encoding matrixin family metalloprotease, giving the protein MGKRLVLILLVVAQMGGCVMAPPESAPFYYITSQHVATPSKLQTTCLFRYSTENTYNRLDDNTQQEAIQQAFDVWRKANPNLQFVRYQAPGVEIAIRFVPKSSMGSTTLQMPVGLVRGEANTLSASRRENATNVILLDESYPWDKESLSRVLTHQIGVFLGLNTSSEVGSMMNPVFRKQAPKLSTQDSLLVNQLYPQACRDLAYSFLPLNFQVNREITQKIILTSPKSILSVKASGSIVVGFWLGVSTPIGLDRGLFNFPIDQYNIVLGMNHGALMYRLNNDKTWSFCGNQCEIETEGMNQYLELTFNINDNNISDNLGGAYQVQVKYK; this is encoded by the coding sequence ATGGGCAAACGTCTCGTACTTATTTTATTGGTGGTGGCCCAAATGGGAGGTTGTGTGATGGCGCCACCTGAGAGTGCTCCCTTTTACTACATTACTTCTCAGCATGTTGCTACACCAAGTAAGCTACAAACTACCTGTCTTTTTAGATATTCGACTGAAAATACCTACAATCGGTTAGACGACAACACGCAGCAGGAAGCGATTCAGCAGGCATTTGATGTGTGGCGAAAAGCCAATCCCAATTTACAATTTGTGCGCTATCAAGCCCCTGGCGTTGAAATAGCTATTCGATTTGTTCCAAAATCTTCCATGGGTAGTACTACGCTACAAATGCCAGTTGGCTTAGTGAGAGGGGAGGCCAATACACTTTCTGCTTCAAGACGTGAGAATGCCACCAATGTCATTTTGCTAGATGAGTCCTACCCTTGGGATAAAGAATCACTTTCAAGGGTCCTTACGCACCAAATAGGTGTTTTTCTAGGGCTGAACACTTCGTCTGAAGTAGGTTCGATGATGAATCCTGTCTTTAGAAAACAAGCGCCCAAACTTTCCACGCAAGATTCTTTATTAGTGAATCAATTATATCCCCAAGCTTGCCGCGATTTGGCGTATAGTTTTTTGCCGCTCAACTTTCAGGTTAATCGTGAAATAACTCAAAAAATTATACTTACCTCGCCAAAAAGTATCCTCAGTGTGAAAGCATCTGGTAGTATCGTCGTTGGGTTTTGGTTGGGAGTGAGCACCCCTATTGGCTTGGACAGAGGGTTGTTTAATTTTCCTATTGATCAGTATAATATTGTTTTAGGAATGAACCACGGAGCGCTTATGTATCGACTGAATAACGATAAAACTTGGAGCTTTTGTGGCAACCAATGTGAAATCGAAACAGAAGGTATGAATCAGTACCTTGAGTTGACATTTAACATCAACGACAATAACATATCGGATAATTTAGGAGGAGCTTATCAGGTTCAAGTGAAATACAAATGA
- a CDS encoding heavy metal-binding domain-containing protein, which produces MRFLRQLFPFTYLVVIVLGIFSCARPVTTPDGGLGIPIKLADATYPIDVFYENQPTTRVYTPIGPVKVEKEVPLSNQQTKGGRMLYRGNDEEQKKALLDQLIIQATSMGAHAIVNVKYQYYTGKDYQGFVMAGTAVKYGNQ; this is translated from the coding sequence ATGAGATTTCTTCGACAACTTTTTCCATTTACTTATTTGGTAGTCATTGTGCTGGGTATATTTTCGTGTGCGCGACCTGTAACAACCCCCGACGGAGGTTTGGGAATTCCTATCAAACTGGCGGATGCAACGTATCCGATTGATGTATTTTACGAAAATCAGCCTACAACGCGGGTTTACACACCCATTGGCCCCGTGAAAGTAGAAAAGGAAGTGCCGTTGAGCAACCAGCAAACCAAAGGCGGACGAATGCTGTACCGGGGCAACGACGAAGAGCAAAAAAAGGCTTTGCTTGATCAATTAATCATTCAAGCGACAAGCATGGGCGCTCACGCCATTGTAAACGTCAAATACCAATATTACACAGGAAAAGATTACCAAGGTTTTGTCATGGCAGGAACTGCCGTGAAGTACGGAAATCAGTAG
- the secDF gene encoding protein translocase subunit SecDF: MQNRLGIWILTVVVALLSIYYLSFTFVARSIRSDADAFATGKDGVIDTKKKERYLDSLRREPVYLGSTYQEVTQRELGLGLDLQGGMHVVLEVAPTDIMKGLAGGNARNSQVTEALKKAVEAQKSSQSNFVDLFVTEFKRLAPSTSLAQIFANSTNRGKINSTSSDSEVTAFLKTEVDGATSRAFQIIQQRVDKFGVANPNIQRLPGTGRILIELPGVDNPERVRRLLTGSAKLEFCEVYTLNEISPALNSLGAYLTQLDLEKKIATKGSAAADTSKASDLASQLAKGAKADTTKTDTTANQTGLASLFVPISQGELGVYAKDTARANEILARPEVKAMFPSDLIVMWNRKGVETLDKRNEIIGVYFIKKSGGKAPLEGDVIVDAGNDYDDRGRPEVTMRMNAEGARKWRNLTAANVGRQVAIILDGFVYTAPNVQNEIPNGNSSITGSFTVEETKDMANVLKAGKLPAPTTIVEEAVVGATLGSESINSGVISSLVGLLVVLVFMLFYYNKSGFIADIALVINLFFLMGIMASLGAVLTLPGIAGIVLTIGMAVDANVLVYERIKEELLSGKDIKLAIADGFKHALPSILDSNITTLLTGGILFFLGTGLILGFATTLVIGIVTSLFAALFVSRIILEWWVGKGNKIEFFSNFSKNWFQDTHFDFISRRRVYYTISSVIVVAGILSMIFKGFGLGVDFKGGRSYVVRFEKSVTTTEVREALTDPFGAAPEVKTYGGTGIGANEQVKITTSYLVEDTAPDADKRAELKLNEGLSKLGNKATIQSSQKVGPTIAHDLIMTSMKSILLAILIVGIYIFLRFRRMGFVWGSVVALLHDVLVTLAVFSIFNGILPFSLDVDQAFVGAMLTIMGYSMNDTVVIFDRVREYLNDNRGKKENISTVINNALNSTLSRTAVTGIATILVLLILFLFGGEVIRGFSFAMLVGVIVGTYSSLFVATPIVVDSLTRAQAKEDSTPADAKKAAPTRLISDFPDGVGELEAPQDEEQQEKPKKEKKAPLIKPSLKK; encoded by the coding sequence ATGCAAAACAGACTTGGTATTTGGATTTTGACAGTGGTAGTAGCGCTTTTGAGTATTTACTACTTGTCATTTACGTTTGTAGCGCGTAGCATCCGTAGCGATGCAGACGCATTTGCTACAGGCAAGGATGGTGTTATTGACACCAAGAAAAAAGAACGCTATTTAGATTCTCTTCGCCGCGAGCCTGTTTACTTGGGTTCTACGTACCAAGAAGTGACCCAACGCGAGCTTGGCCTTGGTCTTGACCTTCAAGGTGGTATGCACGTCGTGTTGGAAGTAGCTCCTACCGATATTATGAAAGGCTTGGCAGGTGGCAACGCCCGCAACAGCCAAGTAACTGAAGCCTTGAAAAAAGCCGTTGAAGCTCAGAAATCAAGCCAATCTAACTTTGTGGATTTGTTTGTGACTGAATTTAAGCGTTTGGCGCCTTCAACTTCGTTGGCACAAATTTTTGCAAACAGTACCAATCGTGGCAAAATCAACAGTACTTCTTCTGATAGCGAAGTAACCGCTTTCTTAAAAACAGAAGTAGATGGTGCTACTAGCCGTGCCTTCCAAATCATCCAACAACGGGTGGACAAATTTGGGGTTGCTAACCCGAACATTCAGCGTTTGCCAGGAACAGGCCGCATTTTGATTGAGTTGCCAGGTGTGGACAACCCTGAGCGTGTGCGTCGCCTTTTGACTGGCTCTGCCAAATTGGAATTCTGCGAAGTATATACACTCAACGAAATTTCTCCTGCCCTCAATTCACTCGGAGCGTATTTGACTCAATTGGATTTAGAGAAAAAAATTGCGACCAAAGGTTCTGCTGCTGCCGACACTAGCAAAGCATCTGACCTCGCATCACAATTGGCTAAAGGAGCAAAAGCAGATACGACCAAAACAGACACGACGGCTAACCAAACTGGTTTGGCAAGCTTGTTTGTACCTATTTCACAAGGCGAACTAGGCGTGTATGCCAAAGATACCGCTCGTGCTAACGAAATTTTGGCTCGTCCAGAAGTAAAGGCCATGTTCCCATCTGACTTAATTGTTATGTGGAACCGTAAAGGTGTTGAAACTCTTGACAAGCGTAACGAAATTATTGGCGTTTATTTCATCAAAAAATCAGGCGGTAAAGCACCACTTGAAGGAGATGTAATTGTGGACGCAGGAAACGATTACGACGACCGTGGCCGCCCAGAAGTGACAATGCGTATGAATGCCGAAGGTGCCCGTAAATGGAGAAACCTTACGGCCGCCAACGTAGGTCGCCAAGTAGCGATTATCCTTGATGGTTTTGTTTATACAGCGCCTAACGTACAAAACGAAATCCCGAACGGAAACTCAAGCATCACAGGAAGCTTTACGGTAGAAGAAACCAAGGATATGGCCAACGTGTTGAAAGCAGGTAAATTGCCAGCTCCAACTACGATTGTTGAAGAAGCGGTTGTGGGTGCAACCCTTGGTTCTGAGTCTATCAATTCAGGCGTAATTTCGTCGCTGGTAGGATTATTAGTAGTATTAGTCTTTATGTTGTTCTATTACAACAAGTCTGGTTTTATTGCCGACATTGCCTTGGTTATCAACCTATTCTTCTTGATGGGTATCATGGCATCGTTGGGTGCGGTTCTTACCCTTCCTGGTATTGCAGGTATTGTTCTTACCATTGGTATGGCCGTCGATGCCAACGTACTTGTCTATGAACGTATCAAAGAAGAATTGCTTTCGGGCAAAGACATAAAACTTGCCATCGCAGACGGTTTCAAACACGCACTTCCTTCTATCTTAGACTCCAACATTACAACCTTACTTACAGGTGGAATTTTGTTCTTCTTAGGTACTGGACTTATCCTCGGTTTTGCCACTACCCTCGTGATTGGTATCGTTACCTCACTTTTTGCTGCGCTATTTGTGTCACGCATTATCTTAGAATGGTGGGTTGGCAAAGGAAACAAAATTGAGTTTTTCTCTAATTTCTCAAAAAATTGGTTCCAAGATACTCACTTTGACTTTATCTCTCGCCGCCGTGTTTATTACACTATTTCATCGGTGATTGTCGTTGCGGGTATTCTCTCAATGATTTTCAAAGGATTTGGTCTAGGTGTTGACTTCAAAGGTGGGCGTAGCTACGTCGTACGTTTTGAAAAATCGGTTACTACGACTGAAGTCAGAGAAGCATTGACAGATCCTTTTGGTGCTGCACCAGAAGTAAAAACATACGGTGGAACGGGTATTGGTGCCAACGAGCAGGTCAAAATCACAACCAGTTATTTGGTAGAAGACACTGCACCTGATGCCGATAAGCGTGCCGAACTTAAACTCAATGAAGGTCTAAGTAAACTTGGAAATAAAGCAACCATCCAAAGCTCACAAAAAGTAGGACCAACGATTGCCCACGACCTTATCATGACCTCGATGAAGTCTATTTTACTGGCTATATTAATCGTTGGTATTTATATCTTCCTTCGTTTCCGTCGAATGGGCTTTGTGTGGGGATCTGTGGTGGCGTTGTTACACGACGTACTCGTTACATTGGCCGTATTCTCTATTTTCAACGGAATCCTTCCTTTCTCGTTGGATGTTGACCAAGCATTTGTGGGTGCGATGCTGACCATCATGGGTTACTCAATGAACGATACTGTCGTTATCTTTGACCGCGTTCGTGAGTACCTCAACGACAACCGTGGCAAAAAAGAAAATATCTCTACGGTTATCAACAATGCCTTGAACAGTACCCTTAGCCGTACGGCCGTAACGGGTATTGCCACGATTTTGGTGCTCCTCATTCTCTTCCTTTTTGGAGGTGAAGTAATTCGTGGATTCTCATTTGCCATGTTGGTGGGTGTTATCGTAGGTACCTACTCTTCGTTGTTTGTAGCTACTCCTATCGTGGTTGACTCACTTACACGTGCACAAGCAAAAGAAGACAGCACTCCAGCTGATGCGAAAAAAGCCGCTCCTACTCGCCTTATCTCTGATTTCCCAGATGGCGTAGGTGAATTGGAAGCTCCGCAAGACGAAGAGCAACAAGAAAAACCTAAAAAAGAGAAAAAGGCGCCATTGATTAAGCCTTCTTTGAAAAAATAA
- a CDS encoding xylulokinase — MKYLLGYDVGSSSVKVALLDIETGKAVATATSPEQEMGMIAHRAGWAEQHPDSWWQEAVNATHKLKNKYNFSPELVAGIGISYQMHGLVVVDKDLRPLRPSIIWCDSRAVEIGNKAFADMGGDACLGHLLNSPGNFTASKLKWVKDNEPDIYAQIRHFMLPGDYLALRMSGTPQTTVSGLSEGIFWDFAEQKVSQALLDYYGFDNSFIPEIVGTFAPQSQLSASAAAELGLKAGIPIAYRAGDQPNNAFSLNVLNPGEVATTAGTSGVVYGINAQPTADPLSRVNSFAHVNSTPEAQRNGVLLCVNGTGILNSWVRRFAGGLGYDEMNQLAAQTPIGAEGLTFLPFGNGAERVLENRLVGGHLQGLNFNIHSSAHVFRAAQEGIVFALNYGLQVMSQMGVETQTVRAGHANLFLSPLFREAFANTTGATIELYDTDGAQGAARAAGIGVGVYDVKSAFEGLNQIATFEPNEVLRGLYAENYARWEQALNKALGE; from the coding sequence GTGAAATATCTTTTAGGCTATGACGTAGGCAGCTCGTCGGTAAAAGTTGCGCTACTAGACATTGAAACGGGAAAAGCGGTAGCAACCGCCACTTCGCCTGAGCAAGAAATGGGCATGATTGCGCACCGTGCAGGTTGGGCAGAGCAGCATCCCGATAGCTGGTGGCAAGAAGCCGTAAACGCTACGCACAAACTCAAAAATAAATACAATTTCTCTCCAGAGCTAGTAGCAGGAATTGGAATTTCGTACCAAATGCACGGCTTGGTGGTGGTCGATAAAGACCTTCGTCCGTTGCGTCCTTCGATTATTTGGTGCGATAGTCGTGCCGTTGAAATTGGAAATAAAGCATTTGCCGACATGGGAGGCGATGCTTGTTTGGGGCATTTGTTAAACTCTCCTGGTAACTTTACCGCGTCAAAACTTAAATGGGTCAAAGACAACGAACCTGATATTTATGCGCAGATTCGGCATTTTATGCTCCCAGGCGACTACCTAGCACTTCGGATGTCGGGCACGCCTCAAACGACCGTTTCGGGCTTATCAGAAGGAATTTTCTGGGATTTTGCGGAACAAAAAGTGTCGCAAGCACTGCTGGATTACTACGGATTCGACAATTCATTTATTCCCGAAATCGTTGGGACGTTTGCCCCTCAAAGCCAACTGTCGGCATCGGCGGCGGCAGAATTAGGACTAAAAGCGGGCATCCCGATTGCCTACCGCGCAGGTGACCAGCCCAACAATGCTTTTTCACTTAATGTACTCAACCCAGGCGAAGTGGCTACGACGGCAGGAACGTCGGGGGTAGTGTATGGAATCAATGCCCAACCTACGGCCGACCCACTTTCGAGGGTAAATAGTTTTGCCCACGTCAATAGTACGCCCGAAGCACAACGCAACGGCGTATTGCTGTGTGTCAACGGAACGGGAATTTTGAACAGCTGGGTGCGCCGTTTTGCAGGTGGACTGGGTTATGATGAAATGAATCAGTTGGCAGCCCAAACCCCCATCGGAGCGGAAGGACTCACGTTTTTGCCATTCGGAAACGGAGCTGAACGCGTACTCGAAAACCGATTGGTAGGAGGTCATTTGCAAGGGTTAAACTTTAATATCCATTCGTCGGCGCACGTTTTCCGAGCTGCACAAGAAGGAATTGTGTTTGCGCTCAATTACGGATTACAAGTGATGAGCCAAATGGGCGTAGAAACGCAGACCGTTCGGGCAGGTCATGCCAACTTGTTTTTGAGTCCACTTTTCCGCGAAGCCTTTGCCAACACAACAGGCGCTACCATCGAATTGTACGACACCGATGGAGCGCAAGGGGCAGCGCGTGCGGCAGGAATTGGCGTAGGGGTTTACGACGTGAAGTCGGCGTTTGAAGGTTTAAACCAAATCGCAACTTTTGAGCCAAACGAGGTACTTCGCGGACTCTATGCCGAAAATTATGCTCGTTGGGAGCAAGCACTGAATAAAGCATTGGGAGAATAA
- a CDS encoding alpha/beta hydrolase: MLDFFTTERLIWLGAIYLVLCLLAYFIQHKFIFKPEKLPQDFVYNYEDLFEELFFEPEPNVRINALRFYQDDISRGLVVYFHGNTRSIKGWSKYAKDFTQHGYDVLMIDYRGFGKSTGKQTEEGLKNDAQHVYNKMRSKYGYSEEKIIIYGRSLGSGFATKLASANHPKMLILDAPYYSFTRLTTRFLPFLPVSYILKFSIRTDVWIKYVKCPIYIIHGTKDLLIPFRSSVRLMNLIPQSARLIPIYGGGHNNLPNFPDYHRHLDDILNDRFDLIFDKYEKPF; encoded by the coding sequence ATGCTTGATTTTTTTACCACCGAACGATTGATTTGGCTAGGGGCCATTTACCTCGTTTTGTGCTTATTGGCGTACTTTATTCAACACAAATTTATCTTTAAACCTGAAAAACTCCCGCAAGATTTCGTCTATAATTACGAAGACCTATTTGAGGAGTTATTTTTTGAACCCGAACCTAACGTCCGCATCAACGCACTTCGTTTTTATCAAGACGACATTTCCCGAGGTCTCGTGGTCTATTTTCACGGCAATACGCGAAGCATCAAAGGCTGGTCTAAATACGCCAAAGATTTTACCCAGCATGGCTACGATGTACTGATGATTGATTACCGAGGTTTTGGCAAAAGTACGGGAAAACAAACCGAAGAAGGACTCAAAAACGATGCGCAGCACGTCTATAATAAAATGCGCTCAAAATACGGTTATTCCGAAGAGAAAATCATCATTTATGGACGCTCCTTGGGGTCGGGTTTTGCCACAAAACTGGCCTCGGCCAATCACCCAAAAATGCTTATTTTAGACGCTCCTTACTACAGTTTTACCCGCCTCACTACCCGTTTTTTGCCTTTTTTACCCGTTTCTTATATTCTCAAATTTTCGATTCGTACTGATGTCTGGATAAAGTATGTCAAATGCCCGATTTATATTATTCACGGGACCAAAGACCTGCTTATCCCTTTTCGGTCAAGTGTACGGTTGATGAACCTCATTCCCCAATCGGCTCGTCTTATTCCGATTTATGGCGGCGGGCACAACAACCTTCCGAATTTCCCAGATTATCACCGTCATTTGGATGACATTCTCAACGACCGTTTTGATTTGATTTTTGA